The Teredinibacter sp. KSP-S5-2 genomic interval TTGACAATGAGCCTAAGAAAAATAAAAAAATGCAAGATCATCCGCAACAACAAAATCAACCTGAATATAAGGAGTGAACTTGGACAACCTTCCTTGGGTAACAGCATTCTTTTTGGGATTATTTGGCGCAGGCCATTGTTTAGGAATGTGTGGGGGCATCGCAGCAGCATTGTCATTTGCTGTGCCGGTAACAGAGCGATATAAAAAACTGTTGTTACTTTTAGGGTATAACATCGGTCGCATTTTAAGTTATACCGCATTTGGGGCGGCGGTAGGGGCTGTGGGCCACCAAATAGCAAACGCTAGTGGTATGCCGATACTTCGGGTGTTATCGGGTGTGTTACTGATTTTAATGGGCTTGTATCTGGCGGATTGGTGGAAAGGGTTAACCTATATTGAACGGTTGGGTAATGTTGTTTGGCGGAAAATCCAACCTTTAAGTAAAGCCCTGATGCCG includes:
- a CDS encoding sulfite exporter TauE/SafE family protein — its product is MDNLPWVTAFFLGLFGAGHCLGMCGGIAAALSFAVPVTERYKKLLLLLGYNIGRILSYTAFGAAVGAVGHQIANASGMPILRVLSGVLLILMGLYLADWWKGLTYIERLGNVVWRKIQPLSKALMPVKRLDHAILLGAVWGWLPCGLVYSAATYAAMQSSATHGGAVMLAFGLGTLPAVFLGGLAGQGVKEFLQNKWVRRTFAVLFIIYGGWVLYGVTQRGHADHSQHMMTEQQASEEDPVNCH